The following proteins are co-located in the Bradyrhizobium sp. AZCC 2176 genome:
- a CDS encoding ABC transporter ATP-binding protein → MSSVQIRDVRKSFGNFEVLHGVSIPIEDGEFVVLVGPSGCGKSTLLRMLAGLENITSGTISIGDRVVNNVQPKERDIAMVFQNYALYPHMTVADNMGFSLKLRGAKPEEISNGVKRAAEILALTPLLERYPRQLSGGQRQRVAMGRAIVRDPQVFLFDEPLSNLDAKLRVAMRTEIKELHQRLRTTTVYVTHDQIEAMTMADKIVVMHDGVVEQMGTPLELYDTPANQFVAGFIGSPAMNFLKGKVKSNGSAGFEGPNGVKLPLKTAPANSDGQPAVYGVRPEHFTIADDGAEAEIVVVEPTGSETQVFAKLGGEQVVAVFRERHQFNPGEKIRLKPDPSLVHLFDETTGKRLNG, encoded by the coding sequence ATGTCGTCGGTACAGATTCGCGACGTGCGCAAGTCGTTCGGTAATTTTGAAGTTTTGCACGGCGTGTCGATTCCGATCGAGGATGGCGAGTTCGTCGTGCTCGTCGGCCCCTCCGGCTGCGGCAAGTCGACCTTGCTGCGGATGCTCGCCGGCCTCGAAAACATCACCTCGGGCACGATTTCGATCGGCGATCGCGTGGTCAACAATGTCCAGCCCAAAGAGCGCGACATTGCCATGGTGTTCCAGAACTACGCGCTCTATCCGCACATGACGGTCGCCGACAATATGGGCTTCTCGCTCAAACTGCGCGGCGCCAAGCCTGAGGAAATCTCGAACGGGGTGAAGCGCGCCGCGGAAATCCTGGCGCTGACACCGCTGCTCGAACGCTACCCCCGGCAATTGTCGGGTGGCCAGCGCCAGCGCGTCGCCATGGGCCGCGCCATCGTGCGCGACCCGCAAGTGTTTCTGTTCGACGAGCCCCTGTCCAACCTCGACGCCAAGCTCCGCGTCGCGATGCGCACCGAGATCAAGGAACTGCACCAGCGCCTGCGCACTACGACGGTTTACGTCACCCACGACCAGATCGAGGCCATGACCATGGCCGACAAGATCGTGGTGATGCATGACGGCGTCGTCGAGCAGATGGGCACCCCGCTTGAACTCTACGACACCCCGGCCAACCAGTTCGTTGCCGGCTTTATCGGTTCGCCGGCGATGAATTTCCTCAAGGGCAAGGTGAAGTCGAACGGCAGCGCCGGGTTCGAGGGCCCGAACGGCGTCAAGCTGCCGCTGAAAACGGCGCCTGCCAACTCCGACGGCCAGCCAGCGGTCTACGGCGTGCGGCCCGAACATTTCACCATCGCCGATGACGGCGCCGAAGCCGAGATCGTCGTGGTCGAGCCGACCGGTTCGGAAACCCAGGTCTTCGCCAAGCTCGGCGGCGAGCAGGTGGTCGCCGTGTTCCGTGAGCGGCATCAATTCAATCCGGGCGAGAAGATCCGGTTGAAGCCGGATCCGTCGCTCGTGCATCTGTTCGACGAGACGACCGGCAAGCGACTGAATGGCTGA